The following are encoded in a window of Pseudomonas multiresinivorans genomic DNA:
- a CDS encoding 2-hydroxyacid dehydrogenase, with translation MIFLYNAEPEHAEKWRALLAAQVPDLEFVEGFEAVDPARVTYLLTWKAVADIERYTSLRVLFAAGAGVDQFDLSKIPESVALVRMVDESLADIMAEFVVMSALALHREMPAYRAAQAAQVWEPLSILPASTSRVGVMGLGQLGQACLAQLRHLKFRLLGWNRSERNIDGVKTYTGPGELASFLSQCDILFNLLPLTDSTRGILNRETLAQLPRGAGLINVGRGEHVVEADLVAALDAGQIGAAILDVFQQEPLPEGHPLWSHARVWVTPHIASTMQVEGGAAVVAKNILRDLQGSELLHTVDRQAGY, from the coding sequence GTGATTTTTCTTTACAACGCCGAACCCGAACACGCGGAAAAATGGCGGGCCCTGCTGGCCGCCCAGGTGCCGGACCTGGAGTTCGTCGAAGGCTTCGAGGCGGTCGACCCGGCGCGTGTCACCTACCTGCTGACCTGGAAGGCGGTCGCCGATATCGAGCGTTACACCAGCCTGCGCGTGCTGTTCGCGGCCGGCGCCGGGGTGGACCAGTTCGACCTGTCGAAGATTCCCGAATCGGTGGCACTGGTGCGCATGGTCGACGAGTCCCTGGCGGACATCATGGCCGAGTTCGTGGTGATGTCCGCGCTGGCGCTGCACCGCGAGATGCCGGCCTACCGCGCCGCGCAGGCGGCGCAGGTGTGGGAGCCGCTGAGCATCCTCCCGGCCTCGACCAGCCGGGTTGGCGTGATGGGCCTCGGCCAGTTGGGCCAGGCATGCCTTGCGCAACTGCGCCACCTGAAATTCCGGCTGCTGGGCTGGAACCGCTCGGAGCGGAACATCGACGGGGTGAAGACCTACACCGGTCCCGGGGAGCTCGCAAGCTTCCTGTCCCAGTGCGACATCCTGTTCAACCTGCTGCCGCTGACCGACAGCACCCGCGGCATACTCAACCGCGAGACGCTGGCGCAACTGCCCAGGGGCGCCGGACTGATCAACGTCGGCCGGGGCGAACATGTGGTGGAGGCCGACCTGGTCGCGGCACTGGACGCGGGGCAGATCGGCGCGGCGATTCTCGACGTATTCCAGCAGGAGCCGCTGCCCGAAGGGCATCCGCTGTGGTCGCACGCGCGGGTGTGGGTCACTCCGCACATCGCCAGCACCATGCAGGTGGAAGGCGGTGCGGCGGTCGTGGCGAAGAACATCCTGCGGGATCTGCAAGGCAGCGAATTGCTGCACACCGTGGATCGCCAGGCGGGCTACTGA
- a CDS encoding phospholipase D family protein produces MYKILVIAPILLLGIALPSWGEPSVQVGFSPEGSARVLVLKTIGNAQESIQMLAYAFQAEDIAQALVDAAKRGVRVQVVIDKRRNLGAASRKAMDLVVHNGVALRTNDRFHLHHDKTIIVDGATVETGSFNFAPSAEMTNSENVVVIKGMPEVSRQYIEHWQSRWDLGEPYPANCAGADSTITAVAEGSYRPIADVNF; encoded by the coding sequence ATGTACAAAATTCTCGTCATCGCGCCGATATTGCTGCTTGGCATTGCTTTGCCCTCCTGGGGAGAGCCGTCCGTGCAGGTTGGTTTTTCTCCTGAAGGCTCAGCACGGGTGTTGGTCCTGAAAACAATCGGCAATGCGCAGGAAAGCATCCAGATGCTCGCATACGCGTTCCAGGCGGAAGACATCGCCCAGGCGCTGGTTGACGCTGCCAAGCGCGGCGTCAGGGTGCAAGTGGTGATCGACAAGCGACGAAACCTGGGCGCGGCCAGCAGAAAGGCCATGGACCTGGTGGTTCACAATGGCGTCGCGCTGCGCACCAACGACCGTTTTCACCTTCACCACGACAAAACCATCATCGTCGATGGAGCGACGGTCGAGACAGGGTCATTCAATTTTGCCCCCTCGGCCGAAATGACCAACTCCGAGAATGTTGTGGTCATCAAGGGGATGCCGGAAGTCTCCCGGCAATACATCGAGCACTGGCAATCGCGCTGGGACCTTGGCGAGCCGTACCCTGCGAACTGCGCGGGCGCAGATAGCACGATTACTGCCGTTGCTGAGGGCAGCTACCGACCCATAGCGGACGTGAACTTCTAG
- a CDS encoding DinB family protein yields MLTQAFAYKCWSDLRALDAIAQIDAGRFPEEHAFALQQLNHMAIVEDLFRARLKGETDPHPATNTQVVPGYDELRERLLTSGQWYVEQLAALTPEQGREVIRFRFTDGRNGSLTREEMFFHILNHATYHRGSIARALDQACVAHPADTYTVFVHATEPERRED; encoded by the coding sequence ATGCTGACCCAGGCCTTCGCCTACAAGTGCTGGTCGGACCTTCGGGCACTGGACGCTATTGCCCAGATCGACGCCGGGCGTTTCCCCGAGGAGCATGCCTTCGCGCTCCAGCAACTCAACCACATGGCCATCGTCGAGGACCTGTTCCGCGCACGGCTGAAGGGCGAAACGGACCCGCATCCGGCCACCAATACCCAGGTGGTGCCCGGTTACGACGAGCTGCGCGAGCGCCTGCTGACCTCCGGCCAGTGGTACGTCGAGCAGCTCGCCGCGCTGACCCCGGAGCAGGGGCGCGAAGTCATTCGCTTCCGCTTCACCGACGGCCGCAACGGCAGCCTGACCCGCGAGGAGATGTTCTTCCACATCCTCAACCACGCGACCTACCACCGCGGCTCCATCGCCCGCGCACTGGACCAGGCCTGCGTGGCGCACCCGGCTGACACCTACACGGTGTTCGTGCACGCCACCGAACCAGAGCGCCGGGAGGACTGA
- a CDS encoding winged helix-turn-helix domain-containing tetratricopeptide repeat protein: MQQSRLAFGPFVLDGASGTLKRNDVPVAVGFRALNLLSALLQRPGEILGKAELMDAAWPGLVVEEGNLTVQIAQLRKVLGEAPDGSRWITTVPRVGYRFSASVERLVEAPRASLSLPDEPSIAVLPFVNGSPDAEQDYFVDGLTEDLTTELSRVSGLFVIARTSAFAYKGKAMDVREIARELGVRYLLQGSARRADARVRINAQLVDALSGEQLWAERFDRELEAVFAVQDEVAGHIVQALLGHLRTPLPRNRPRNIEAYELCVRARQLMDDSPLAAREAHLMLSRAIALDPQYAEARRWLAMNHWMGWIHSGGPTQAERDTALQRAREAVAIDPNDAGCRWSLAYLLTYERQYAEADREFQRAIELDPNDADAWAALSDVTVLAGHIDEGLEHIRRAFRLNPFPAGWYYLTLGQAQYAARDYQGAIQTLRRDETYRSSSRRFLAASLAQLGRLDEARAETELFLVGNPNFSIRHWVETEPLRDAAVRMHFVEGFRLAGLPD, translated from the coding sequence ATGCAGCAATCGCGTCTGGCTTTCGGTCCCTTCGTGCTCGACGGCGCCAGTGGCACGCTCAAGCGCAACGACGTTCCCGTGGCCGTTGGGTTCCGTGCGCTGAACCTGCTGAGCGCCCTGCTCCAGCGTCCGGGTGAAATCCTCGGCAAGGCCGAACTGATGGACGCCGCCTGGCCGGGCCTGGTGGTCGAGGAAGGCAACCTCACGGTGCAGATCGCCCAGCTGCGCAAGGTGCTGGGCGAGGCCCCCGACGGCAGCCGCTGGATCACCACGGTGCCCCGCGTCGGCTACCGCTTCAGCGCAAGCGTGGAGCGCCTGGTCGAGGCGCCGCGTGCGTCGCTGTCGTTGCCGGATGAGCCTTCGATTGCCGTGCTGCCCTTCGTCAACGGCAGCCCCGACGCCGAGCAGGACTATTTCGTCGACGGCCTGACCGAGGACCTGACCACCGAGCTGTCGAGGGTTTCCGGCCTGTTCGTGATCGCCCGCACCTCGGCCTTCGCCTACAAGGGCAAGGCCATGGACGTGCGCGAGATCGCCCGAGAACTGGGCGTGCGCTACCTGCTCCAGGGCAGCGCGCGCCGCGCCGATGCCCGTGTGCGGATCAACGCCCAGCTGGTGGATGCGCTCAGTGGCGAACAGCTCTGGGCGGAGCGCTTCGACCGCGAACTGGAGGCCGTCTTCGCCGTGCAGGACGAGGTCGCCGGGCACATCGTCCAGGCCCTGCTCGGCCATCTGCGCACACCCCTGCCCCGCAATCGCCCGAGGAACATCGAGGCCTACGAACTGTGCGTACGCGCCCGCCAGCTGATGGACGACTCGCCGCTGGCCGCGCGCGAAGCACACCTGATGCTCAGCCGTGCCATCGCCCTCGATCCGCAGTACGCGGAAGCGCGTCGCTGGCTGGCGATGAACCACTGGATGGGCTGGATACACAGCGGCGGCCCCACCCAGGCGGAGCGCGACACGGCACTGCAGCGGGCGCGCGAGGCCGTGGCCATCGACCCCAATGACGCCGGCTGCCGCTGGAGCCTGGCCTACCTGCTGACGTACGAACGGCAGTACGCCGAAGCCGACCGGGAGTTCCAGCGCGCCATCGAACTCGACCCGAACGATGCGGACGCCTGGGCGGCGCTGTCCGACGTCACGGTCCTGGCCGGGCACATCGACGAAGGCCTGGAGCACATCCGCCGGGCCTTTCGCCTCAACCCCTTCCCCGCCGGCTGGTACTACCTGACCCTCGGCCAGGCACAGTACGCCGCGCGCGATTACCAGGGCGCCATCCAGACCCTGCGCCGCGACGAAACCTACCGCAGCAGCTCGCGGCGCTTCCTCGCCGCCAGCCTCGCGCAACTCGGCCGGCTGGACGAGGCCCGCGCGGAAACCGAATTATTCCTGGTGGGCAATCCGAACTTCAGCATCCGCCACTGGGTGGAGACCGAACCCCTGCGTGACGCGGCAGTGCGCATGCACTTCGTCGAAGGCTTCCGCCTGGCCGGCCTGCCGGATTGA
- a CDS encoding GlxA family transcriptional regulator yields the protein MERRQFSESMQGQNLRFVDDRKGEPQRQRKVGFVLLENFSLPAFTQALDTLVTANLIREGAFATRTYSLDGEAVTSDLGLVICPAAALEGRYLDMDLLVVCGGLRTPLKDMPGLSRLLQLADERGIALAGLWNGAWFLGKAGLLDGHQCAVHPENRASLAEVARNSVVTAESYILDRNRLTAGSPTGAFNLVLEWIHNLHGRELVEGIVDILAFEESRYRRTRPALHEKMTQPLRDVLNLMSANIEEPLSTDQLSECVGRSKRQLERLFQEQLGTSPVRYYLELRITESRRLLQHSDLSLVEVALACGFVSPSHFSKCYTSFFGHSPSKEMRFGCVRSAK from the coding sequence GTGGAAAGACGCCAGTTCAGCGAGTCGATGCAGGGGCAGAACCTGCGCTTCGTCGATGACCGCAAAGGCGAGCCGCAGCGGCAGCGCAAAGTCGGTTTCGTGTTGCTGGAGAACTTCTCGCTGCCGGCCTTCACCCAGGCGCTGGATACCCTGGTCACCGCCAACCTGATTCGCGAAGGCGCCTTTGCCACGCGCACCTATAGCCTCGATGGCGAGGCGGTGACCAGCGATCTCGGGTTGGTGATCTGTCCGGCGGCTGCGCTGGAAGGCAGGTACCTGGACATGGATCTGCTGGTGGTTTGCGGCGGCCTGCGCACGCCGCTCAAGGACATGCCCGGCCTCAGCCGCCTGCTGCAACTCGCCGACGAGCGCGGCATCGCTCTGGCCGGCCTGTGGAATGGCGCATGGTTTCTCGGAAAGGCCGGCCTGCTGGATGGTCACCAATGCGCGGTACACCCGGAAAATCGCGCCTCGCTGGCGGAGGTTGCGCGTAACAGCGTGGTCACTGCCGAGAGCTATATCCTCGACCGCAACCGCCTGACCGCTGGCAGCCCGACCGGTGCCTTCAACCTGGTGCTGGAGTGGATCCACAACCTGCACGGGCGCGAGCTGGTGGAGGGCATCGTCGATATCCTCGCCTTCGAGGAATCCCGTTACCGTCGCACCCGCCCGGCATTGCACGAGAAGATGACCCAGCCGCTGCGCGACGTGCTCAACCTGATGAGCGCGAACATCGAGGAGCCGCTCAGCACGGATCAGCTCTCCGAGTGCGTGGGGCGCTCCAAGCGTCAGCTGGAGCGGTTGTTCCAGGAGCAGCTGGGCACCTCGCCGGTGCGCTATTACCTGGAGCTGCGCATCACGGAAAGCCGCCGCCTGCTGCAGCATTCGGACCTGTCGCTGGTGGAGGTGGCATTGGCCTGCGGTTTCGTTTCGCCCAGCCATTTCAGCAAGTGCTACACCTCGTTCTTCGGCCATTCGCCGTCCAAGGAAATGCGCTTCGGTTGCGTGCGTTCCGCCAAGTAA
- a CDS encoding MFS transporter: MSTTASPLATPTVASQASPLVMRVIGACALAHLTNDLIQAVLPSIYPVLKANYGLSFTQVGLITLTFQLTASLLQPWVGYHTDRHPKPWLAPLGSVCTLIGILMLAFVGSFHAILLASALVGIGSSTFHPETSRIARLASGGRYGLAQSTFQVGGNAGSAFGPLLAAAIIIPYGQGHVAYFGLFAVFLVGVLWGLSRWYRNHLSLFKLKAGGVATHGLSKGRVTASLVVLALLVFSKYFYMASFTSYYTFYLIEKFDLSVASSQLYLFGFLGAVAAGTFFGGPVGDRIGRKAVIWFSILGVAPFTLALPYVDLFWTSILSLVIGFILASAFSAIVVYAQELVPGNVGMIAGVFFGLMFGFGGIGAAFLGHLADIHGIEYVYTLCSFLPLMGCITILLPSTKKA, from the coding sequence ATGTCTACCACTGCTTCCCCCCTGGCCACGCCGACCGTGGCCAGCCAGGCCAGCCCGCTGGTGATGCGCGTGATCGGCGCCTGTGCCCTCGCCCACCTGACCAACGACCTGATCCAGGCCGTGCTGCCGTCGATCTATCCGGTGCTCAAGGCCAACTATGGCCTGAGCTTCACCCAGGTCGGCCTGATCACCCTGACCTTCCAGCTGACCGCCTCGCTGCTGCAGCCCTGGGTCGGCTATCACACCGATCGCCACCCCAAGCCCTGGCTGGCGCCGCTGGGCAGCGTCTGCACGCTGATCGGCATCCTCATGCTGGCCTTCGTCGGCAGCTTCCACGCCATCCTGCTGGCGTCGGCGCTGGTGGGCATCGGCTCCTCGACCTTCCACCCGGAAACCTCACGCATCGCACGGCTGGCCTCCGGCGGGCGCTACGGGCTGGCGCAGTCCACCTTCCAGGTCGGCGGCAATGCCGGCAGCGCCTTCGGTCCCTTGCTGGCGGCGGCCATCATCATCCCGTACGGTCAGGGCCACGTGGCCTACTTCGGCCTGTTCGCGGTGTTCCTCGTCGGCGTGCTCTGGGGCCTGAGCCGCTGGTACCGCAACCACCTCAGCCTGTTCAAGCTCAAGGCGGGCGGCGTGGCCACCCATGGCCTGTCCAAGGGCCGCGTAACCGCCTCGCTGGTGGTGCTGGCACTGCTGGTGTTCTCCAAGTACTTCTACATGGCCAGCTTCACCAGCTACTACACCTTCTACCTGATCGAGAAATTCGACCTCTCGGTGGCCAGCTCGCAGCTCTACCTGTTCGGCTTCCTCGGCGCGGTTGCCGCCGGCACCTTCTTCGGCGGCCCGGTGGGCGACCGCATCGGCCGCAAGGCGGTGATCTGGTTCTCCATCCTCGGTGTCGCGCCCTTCACCCTGGCGCTGCCCTACGTCGACCTGTTCTGGACCAGCATCCTCAGCCTGGTGATCGGCTTCATCCTCGCCTCGGCGTTCTCGGCCATCGTGGTCTACGCCCAGGAACTGGTACCGGGCAACGTCGGCATGATCGCCGGGGTGTTCTTCGGCCTGATGTTCGGCTTCGGCGGCATCGGCGCGGCCTTCCTCGGCCACCTGGCCGACATCCACGGCATCGAGTACGTCTACACGCTGTGCTCGTTCCTGCCGCTGATGGGCTGCATCACCATCCTGCTGCCGTCCACCAAAAAGGCCTGA
- a CDS encoding tyrosine-protein phosphatase, whose protein sequence is MFHRALLSLSLLSLSIACANAAETYNLDTPRLTGIDNFRDLAGTTTAYTTTNDGVMRSGVFYRSNALTPKGNDLAILNSLGISNVYDLRTPSEIAGTPDTLPAGAAYQNIDIIGSTTSGANVTNISFSSAAQAVAMMEETNRAFVNDAGMRGQFTALFNELAAADGAALFHCTAGKDRTGWTAAVLLSIAGVDSQTIMENYLATNDYTAARVKATLAMLPASMAAIYEPLLGVQASYLQAGLDEVTAEYGTMDNYLKEGLGLSQETLYVLRGKMVYYSTLPGVAGLSGNAAAGAQLLTQLQNSSLSGDYTAYNYYLQSAIDAGTLGGVESTVGGQVHADAASYLLRQDALIDRAAAPYASGVDLKTGQTRLWTTALAGYQGNSATSNAESSSEHTQGMLVGVTQRFSEQLSGNAGFGYSKGSVDGAGGDVDTDLTFVRGGARFALDGLERGLFVDADLSYGWLDYDSKRDIGGGLGKAKGDTSGNLSGASAALGYRTAVSTVTLEPSIGLRYSHLDLDGFQEKGSELALDVDDISENRRSAYANLKASFAPVPLGGGWQMVPGLEVGYDHALGDYKVDSEGHLLGFDVSQRAAFDNRDQFNGAFSLTASQGEFSVGAEVGALGGSGSHGASGSLKASYQF, encoded by the coding sequence GTGTTCCATCGTGCTCTGCTTTCCCTGTCCCTGCTCAGCCTGTCCATCGCCTGTGCCAACGCAGCCGAGACCTACAACCTGGACACTCCGCGGCTGACCGGCATCGATAACTTCCGCGATCTCGCCGGCACTACCACCGCCTATACGACGACCAACGACGGCGTGATGCGCTCCGGTGTGTTCTACCGCTCCAACGCCCTGACCCCGAAGGGTAATGACCTGGCGATCCTCAACAGCCTGGGCATCAGCAATGTCTACGACCTGCGCACCCCCAGCGAGATCGCCGGCACGCCGGATACCCTGCCTGCCGGGGCGGCTTACCAGAACATCGACATTATCGGCAGCACCACCTCCGGCGCCAACGTCACCAACATCTCCTTCAGCAGCGCCGCCCAGGCCGTGGCCATGATGGAAGAGACCAACCGCGCCTTCGTCAACGACGCCGGCATGCGCGGCCAGTTCACCGCGCTGTTCAACGAACTGGCTGCCGCCGACGGTGCCGCGCTGTTCCACTGCACCGCCGGCAAGGACCGCACCGGCTGGACCGCCGCGGTGCTGCTGAGCATCGCCGGGGTGGACAGCCAGACCATCATGGAAAACTACCTGGCCACCAACGACTACACCGCCGCGCGGGTCAAGGCGACCCTGGCGATGCTGCCGGCAAGCATGGCGGCCATCTACGAGCCGTTGCTGGGCGTGCAGGCCAGCTACCTGCAGGCCGGTCTGGACGAGGTGACCGCTGAATACGGCACGATGGACAACTACCTGAAGGAAGGCCTCGGCCTGTCCCAGGAAACCCTCTACGTGCTGCGCGGCAAGATGGTCTACTACAGCACCCTGCCTGGCGTCGCAGGTCTTTCCGGCAACGCGGCCGCCGGCGCGCAGTTGCTGACCCAGCTGCAGAACAGCAGCCTCTCCGGTGACTACACCGCCTACAACTACTACCTGCAATCGGCCATCGACGCCGGCACCCTCGGTGGCGTCGAATCCACCGTTGGTGGCCAGGTGCATGCCGACGCGGCCAGCTACCTGCTGCGCCAGGACGCGCTGATCGACCGCGCCGCCGCGCCTTATGCCAGCGGCGTCGACCTGAAAACCGGGCAGACCCGCCTGTGGACCACGGCGCTGGCGGGCTATCAGGGCAACTCCGCCACCTCCAACGCCGAAAGCAGCAGCGAGCACACCCAGGGCATGTTGGTTGGCGTCACCCAGCGCTTCTCCGAGCAGCTCAGTGGCAACGCCGGCTTCGGCTACAGCAAGGGCAGCGTTGATGGTGCCGGCGGTGATGTGGACACCGACCTGACCTTCGTCCGTGGCGGCGCACGCTTCGCCCTCGATGGGCTGGAGCGGGGCTTGTTCGTCGACGCCGACCTCAGCTACGGCTGGCTCGACTACGACAGCAAACGCGATATCGGTGGCGGCCTGGGCAAGGCCAAAGGCGACACCAGCGGCAATCTGAGCGGCGCCAGTGCCGCGCTGGGCTACCGCACGGCGGTGTCCACCGTGACCCTGGAGCCGAGCATCGGCCTGCGCTACAGCCACCTTGACCTCGACGGCTTCCAGGAAAAGGGCAGCGAGCTTGCGCTGGATGTCGACGATATCAGCGAGAACCGCCGCAGCGCCTACGCCAACCTCAAGGCCTCGTTCGCCCCAGTGCCCCTGGGTGGTGGCTGGCAGATGGTGCCGGGCCTGGAGGTCGGCTACGACCATGCGCTGGGCGACTACAAGGTCGACAGCGAAGGCCACCTGCTGGGCTTCGATGTTTCCCAGCGCGCGGCCTTCGACAACCGCGACCAGTTCAACGGCGCGTTCAGCCTGACCGCCAGCCAGGGCGAGTTCAGCGTCGGCGCCGAAGTCGGCGCGCTGGGCGGCAGCGGCAGCCACGGTGCCAGTGGCAGCCTGAAGGCCAGCTACCAGTTCTGA
- a CDS encoding GFA family protein, with protein sequence MDKVTGGCLCGNLRIEATGQPYRVGICHCLDCRKHHGALFHSSAIFPESAVRIEGETREYDGRFFCPRCGSSVFGRSADEVEVSLGALDAPGQYQPTYELWTCRRESWLPAFPSMHHYERDRESSGRRED encoded by the coding sequence ATGGACAAGGTTACCGGCGGTTGCCTGTGCGGCAATCTGCGGATCGAAGCCACGGGTCAGCCCTATCGGGTCGGCATCTGCCATTGCCTGGATTGCCGCAAGCACCACGGCGCCCTGTTTCATTCATCGGCGATCTTCCCCGAGAGCGCCGTGCGCATCGAAGGCGAAACCCGCGAGTACGACGGGCGCTTCTTCTGCCCGCGCTGCGGATCTTCGGTGTTCGGTCGCAGTGCCGACGAGGTCGAGGTGAGCCTCGGCGCGCTGGACGCGCCGGGCCAGTACCAACCCACCTACGAGCTGTGGACCTGCCGCCGCGAGAGCTGGCTGCCGGCGTTCCCTTCGATGCACCACTACGAGCGCGACCGTGAGTCTTCCGGGCGCCGGGAAGACTAG
- a CDS encoding LysR family transcriptional regulator, giving the protein MKTPDIEAIRAFLLVADLKSFTRAAEVAGTTQAAISLKIKRLEESLGRALLERTPRRVTLSAQGSVFIASARRLLQSYDDTLRCFDAPRRTLRIGVSHHILGADLSHWLQRLAQADPEVIVAFSLGTSRQMLESYEEGALDIALILRHDNRRQDGEVIGSERFGWMAAESFELDDGAPLPLAIQPAPCGMRSMVSSALQGHNRSWSEAFVGSGILAIGAAVSAGIGIGAMVERMAPAGCVDVRERFGLPELPPRDVVLYCAHRDAQTRVLIGALSQAITA; this is encoded by the coding sequence ATGAAAACCCCCGATATAGAAGCCATCCGCGCCTTCCTGCTGGTCGCCGACCTGAAGAGCTTCACCCGCGCCGCCGAGGTCGCCGGCACCACCCAGGCAGCGATCAGCCTGAAGATCAAGCGACTGGAAGAATCCCTCGGCCGCGCCCTGCTGGAGCGCACACCGCGCCGCGTCACCCTGTCCGCCCAGGGCTCGGTGTTCATTGCCAGCGCCCGCCGCCTGCTGCAGAGCTACGACGACACCTTGCGCTGCTTCGATGCGCCGCGCCGCACCCTGCGCATTGGCGTGAGCCATCACATCCTCGGGGCCGACCTGAGCCACTGGCTCCAGCGTCTGGCACAAGCCGATCCGGAGGTGATCGTGGCCTTCAGCCTGGGCACTTCGCGGCAGATGCTGGAGAGCTACGAGGAAGGCGCGCTGGATATCGCACTGATCCTGCGCCACGACAACCGCCGCCAGGACGGCGAGGTGATCGGCAGCGAACGCTTCGGCTGGATGGCCGCCGAGTCGTTCGAACTGGACGATGGCGCACCGCTGCCACTGGCGATCCAGCCGGCGCCCTGCGGCATGCGCAGCATGGTCAGCAGCGCGCTGCAGGGGCATAACCGCAGCTGGAGCGAAGCCTTTGTCGGCTCGGGAATTCTGGCCATCGGTGCGGCGGTGTCGGCCGGTATCGGCATTGGCGCCATGGTCGAGCGCATGGCGCCGGCGGGCTGCGTCGATGTGCGCGAGCGCTTCGGCCTGCCTGAATTACCACCCCGCGACGTGGTGCTCTATTGCGCCCATCGCGACGCCCAGACACGCGTGCTGATCGGCGCACTGAGCCAGGCCATCACTGCCTGA
- a CDS encoding alpha/beta fold hydrolase: protein MSSPVPLRVPFQGRELHADTLSGDSPLHLFGIHGGGASNRSVWDGLRQSLWQRGVGSTALDCVGHGQTGGVFAESSLQRRSHQARSVMASAGVRPTALAGISMGAYNALRLNEELDVQALILIVPGIYTPEAHEVPFGPDFSAIIRRPRSWVDSDAWDILGRFRGHLLVIAGEQDSVIPLEIPERLHAAATRASRRELLVVPGAGHSGLLPVLLDNRQWHGSLLECVGLED from the coding sequence ATGTCGTCACCCGTCCCTTTGCGTGTGCCCTTCCAGGGGCGCGAGCTCCACGCCGATACGCTGAGCGGCGACTCGCCGCTGCACCTGTTCGGCATTCACGGTGGCGGGGCCAGTAACCGTTCGGTGTGGGATGGCCTGCGTCAGTCGTTGTGGCAACGCGGCGTAGGTTCGACGGCGCTGGACTGCGTCGGCCACGGCCAGACCGGCGGGGTCTTCGCCGAATCCTCCCTGCAACGTCGCAGCCACCAGGCTCGCTCGGTCATGGCCAGCGCTGGGGTACGACCCACGGCGCTGGCCGGCATCAGCATGGGCGCCTACAACGCCCTGCGCCTGAACGAAGAACTGGACGTGCAGGCGCTGATCCTCATCGTCCCCGGCATCTACACCCCCGAAGCACACGAGGTGCCGTTCGGGCCGGATTTCTCGGCGATCATCCGTCGACCGCGCAGCTGGGTGGACAGCGACGCCTGGGACATCCTCGGGCGCTTCCGTGGCCACCTGCTGGTGATCGCCGGCGAGCAGGACAGCGTGATCCCCCTGGAAATCCCCGAGCGCCTGCACGCCGCCGCCACCCGTGCCAGCCGGCGCGAGCTGCTGGTGGTGCCGGGTGCCGGGCATAGCGGGTTGTTGCCGGTGCTGCTGGACAATCGGCAATGGCACGGGTCGCTGCTGGAGTGTGTTGGTCTGGAGGACTGA
- a CDS encoding AraC family transcriptional regulator codes for MTVDTNPARKQFLIRSENMSADDFGELYTRLFGNLYSGMPRPEKPIAIGGAYGRYEGVSFRRLSFRGDLLTEMPDLDDEITFIFPSAGRVVFNQSSDSVGLPSVGLAMEKASVRSVGFIDGHAHHGLSVRRSLFARRLATLLGRPITHKVRFQPRVDLSNEAFQGIKAIVAMATGSEFDLLINSSALMPARLQEMLVDSVLEIWPHNYSDALRRPAPQIAPRHVKLAMDYIQEHPDALVSGSDLAELSNVSLRALQEGFRRFVGSSIVAYQREVRLQRAYDALQQDGSQSVSEISLALGFSNVGRFCQYFQSAYGMSPADLRRNLSTPA; via the coding sequence ATGACGGTAGACACCAACCCCGCCCGCAAGCAGTTCCTGATCCGCTCGGAGAACATGAGCGCCGACGATTTTGGCGAACTCTACACGCGCCTGTTCGGCAACCTCTATTCGGGTATGCCGCGCCCGGAAAAGCCTATCGCCATCGGCGGGGCCTATGGCCGCTATGAAGGCGTGAGCTTTCGCCGGCTGAGCTTTCGCGGCGACCTGCTGACCGAGATGCCGGACCTCGACGACGAGATCACCTTCATCTTCCCCAGCGCTGGGCGCGTCGTCTTCAACCAGTCCAGCGACAGCGTCGGCCTGCCGAGCGTCGGCTTGGCCATGGAGAAGGCTTCGGTACGTTCGGTGGGTTTCATCGATGGCCACGCACACCACGGCCTGTCGGTGCGCCGCTCGTTGTTCGCGCGCCGACTGGCAACGCTGCTGGGCCGGCCGATCACCCACAAGGTGCGCTTCCAGCCACGGGTGGATTTGAGCAACGAGGCCTTCCAGGGCATCAAGGCGATCGTCGCCATGGCCACCGGCAGCGAGTTCGACCTGCTGATCAATTCCAGCGCGCTGATGCCGGCACGCCTGCAGGAAATGCTGGTGGATTCGGTGCTGGAAATCTGGCCGCACAACTACAGTGACGCGCTCAGGCGCCCTGCCCCGCAGATCGCGCCGCGCCACGTGAAACTGGCCATGGACTATATCCAGGAACATCCGGACGCCCTGGTCAGCGGCAGCGACCTGGCCGAGCTGAGCAACGTCAGCCTGCGCGCCCTGCAGGAAGGCTTCCGCCGTTTCGTCGGCAGCTCCATCGTCGCCTACCAGCGCGAGGTGCGCCTGCAGCGCGCCTATGACGCGCTGCAGCAGGACGGTTCGCAATCGGTCAGCGAGATTTCCCTGGCCCTGGGCTTCAGCAACGTCGGGCGCTTCTGCCAGTACTTCCAGAGCGCCTACGGCATGAGCCCGGCGGATTTGCGCAGGAACCTGTCGACGCCTGCCTAG